A genome region from Nocardia sp. NBC_01730 includes the following:
- a CDS encoding DUF6928 family protein: MLSKASTLWYIDAPDPLAVLRANHDPDPAAALALAKQLHSDHDVLPIMIGTLAGCAGPEVDEVYIGCYPGVTVVCSTQAARVHPTEIPELLVRPLASEHTYLVSFDTAHGWGAFAHWERGEFRRAFSSTRVNILEDEGLPLVWERPYWAGDHPVRWHAGELPDPQALPFDPPDFADAANNEWLGFHYRAPAADRALVPSDVAVCGFTLYPKGQAPNPSARIPRSDRRGLFGWLRGHDRVS; this comes from the coding sequence ATGCTTTCGAAGGCTTCGACGCTCTGGTACATCGACGCACCCGATCCATTGGCGGTTCTACGCGCGAACCACGACCCGGACCCTGCTGCCGCACTGGCACTTGCGAAACAGTTGCACAGTGACCACGACGTGCTGCCGATAATGATCGGCACACTGGCCGGCTGCGCGGGCCCTGAGGTCGACGAGGTGTACATCGGCTGCTATCCCGGCGTGACCGTGGTGTGCTCGACCCAGGCCGCGCGCGTCCACCCGACCGAGATCCCGGAGTTGCTGGTGCGTCCGTTGGCCTCCGAGCACACCTATCTGGTGTCGTTCGACACGGCGCACGGCTGGGGCGCGTTCGCGCATTGGGAGCGCGGGGAATTCCGCCGGGCGTTCAGTTCGACCCGGGTGAACATCCTGGAGGACGAGGGCCTTCCGCTGGTGTGGGAGCGGCCGTACTGGGCGGGCGATCATCCGGTGCGTTGGCACGCGGGCGAACTGCCCGACCCGCAAGCGCTGCCGTTCGACCCCCCCGATTTCGCCGACGCCGCCAACAACGAATGGCTCGGCTTCCACTACCGCGCACCAGCCGCAGACAGGGCGCTGGTGCCGAGCGACGTCGCGGTGTGCGGATTCACGCTGTACCCGAAGGGCCAGGCACCCAACCCGTCCGCACGGATACCGCGGTCCGACAGGCGCGGACTGTTCGGCTGGTTGCGCGGACACGACCGCGTCTCCTAG
- the sepH gene encoding septation protein SepH — MRELRVIGVTPDATHIVCIDTESGQKFRLPADDKLRAAARGDLARFGQIEIEMEATMRPRDIQARIRAGASVEQVTEESGMPASRVDRFAYPVLLERARAAELAQKAHPVRPDGPAVETLIDVVTAAFTERGHNIEGAVWDAWKDEKGYWVAQLQWQNGRSEIAAHWRYQPDAHGGSVSPLDDPASDLIDPDFGRALRGLATILPAEPEPPAPQPEPVVEPRPAAATPPARPSRQQGQSTLDEYFEQRAVAAGGSGAAVTAGTSAPAAASSTGTPTAGNAASANGAAAATASGATPDTTPTAPAASTAPAVEEPPKPAAKAPAKPSRSKRGKAPMPSWEDVLLGVRSSGH; from the coding sequence GTGCGTGAACTTCGAGTGATCGGGGTGACGCCCGACGCCACGCACATCGTGTGTATCGACACCGAGTCCGGTCAGAAGTTCCGGCTTCCCGCCGATGACAAACTACGAGCCGCTGCGCGCGGAGACCTTGCCCGATTCGGCCAGATTGAGATCGAAATGGAAGCAACTATGCGTCCCCGCGATATCCAGGCCCGTATCCGCGCCGGCGCCTCCGTAGAACAGGTCACCGAAGAATCCGGAATGCCGGCCAGCCGTGTCGACCGCTTCGCCTATCCGGTCCTCCTCGAACGAGCCCGTGCCGCCGAGCTCGCACAGAAGGCGCATCCGGTCCGCCCCGACGGCCCCGCCGTGGAAACGCTCATCGATGTGGTCACCGCCGCGTTCACCGAACGCGGTCACAACATCGAGGGCGCCGTGTGGGACGCCTGGAAGGACGAGAAAGGCTACTGGGTCGCCCAGTTGCAGTGGCAGAACGGACGTTCCGAGATCGCCGCGCACTGGCGTTACCAGCCGGACGCGCACGGCGGCTCGGTCTCCCCACTCGATGACCCGGCCTCCGACCTGATCGATCCGGATTTCGGTCGTGCCCTCCGCGGACTGGCAACGATCCTGCCTGCCGAGCCAGAGCCGCCCGCACCGCAGCCGGAGCCGGTCGTGGAGCCCCGCCCCGCCGCGGCCACGCCGCCCGCGCGCCCGAGCAGGCAGCAGGGCCAGTCCACCTTGGACGAGTACTTCGAACAGCGTGCGGTCGCCGCGGGTGGCAGCGGCGCCGCGGTCACGGCGGGCACCAGCGCGCCGGCGGCCGCGTCGAGCACGGGGACCCCCACCGCCGGTAATGCGGCGTCCGCCAACGGCGCTGCGGCCGCGACGGCCTCCGGTGCCACCCCGGACACGACCCCGACGGCTCCCGCCGCGTCGACGGCTCCCGCCGTGGAGGAGCCCCCGAAGCCTGCCGCCAAGGCCCCCGCGAAGCCGAGCCGCAGCAAGCGCGGCAAGGCCCCCATGCCGTCCTGGGAGGACGTGCTGCTCGGGGTGCGTAGCTCGGGCCACTGA
- the serC gene encoding phosphoserine transaminase, translating into MTTAFPTIPDDIKPADGRFGCGPSKVRPEQLQSLVKVGASVFGTSHRQKPVKDVVARVRSGLRELFGLPDGYEVVLGNGGTTAFWDAAAFGLIRERSLHLINGEFSSKFAAVAKGNPFIGDPIVVSADPGSAPEPVADPSVDLIGWAHNETSTGVSIPVQRPAGSENALIAIDATSGAGGLPVNITDADVYYFAPQKCFASDGGLWVALMSPAALNRVEEIKASGRWTPDFLSLPIAIDNSTKDQTYNTPALGTLLLFADQIEWLNANGGLEWAVKRTLDSSSRLYSWAESSEYATPYVTDPTHRSQVVGTIDFADSVDAAAVAKVLRANGIVDTEPYRKLGRNQLRVGMFPAIDPDDISQLTRSIDWVVQNLG; encoded by the coding sequence ATGACCACTGCGTTCCCGACCATTCCCGACGACATCAAGCCCGCCGACGGACGGTTCGGTTGCGGCCCCTCCAAAGTGCGACCGGAGCAGTTGCAGTCTCTGGTGAAGGTCGGCGCCTCGGTGTTCGGAACCTCGCATCGACAGAAGCCGGTGAAGGACGTAGTGGCGCGGGTGCGCTCCGGTCTGCGCGAACTGTTCGGCCTGCCCGACGGCTACGAGGTGGTGCTCGGCAACGGCGGCACCACCGCGTTCTGGGACGCCGCGGCGTTCGGCCTGATCCGGGAGCGCTCGCTGCACCTGATCAATGGCGAGTTCAGCTCGAAGTTCGCCGCGGTGGCCAAAGGCAACCCGTTCATCGGCGACCCGATCGTGGTCTCTGCCGATCCGGGCAGCGCGCCGGAGCCGGTGGCGGACCCGTCGGTGGACCTGATCGGCTGGGCGCACAACGAGACCTCCACCGGTGTCTCGATCCCGGTGCAGCGTCCCGCGGGTTCGGAGAACGCGCTGATCGCCATCGACGCCACCTCCGGCGCGGGCGGCCTGCCGGTGAACATCACCGATGCCGACGTCTACTACTTCGCACCGCAGAAGTGCTTCGCCTCCGACGGCGGCCTGTGGGTCGCACTGATGAGCCCGGCCGCATTGAACCGAGTCGAGGAGATCAAGGCGTCGGGCCGCTGGACCCCCGATTTCCTCTCGCTGCCGATCGCGATCGACAACAGCACCAAGGACCAGACCTACAACACCCCGGCGCTGGGCACCCTGCTGCTGTTCGCCGACCAGATCGAGTGGCTCAACGCCAACGGCGGTCTGGAATGGGCGGTCAAGCGGACGCTGGACTCCTCGTCCCGGCTGTACTCCTGGGCCGAGTCGAGCGAGTACGCCACACCGTACGTCACCGACCCGACGCACCGCTCGCAGGTGGTCGGCACCATCGACTTCGCCGACTCGGTCGACGCGGCCGCGGTGGCGAAGGTACTGCGCGCCAACGGCATCGTAGACACCGAGCCCTACCGCAAGCTGGGGCGCAACCAGCTTCGCGTCGGCATGTTCCCGGCAATTGATCCGGACGACATCAGCCAGCTGACCCGTTCCATCGACTGGGTCGTCCAGAATCTCGGCTGA
- a CDS encoding polysaccharide deacetylase family protein produces MLDRGMARRRMLGISAALAAGFATTGCGTAQNNTTTAQATSATTPPATSGRVAPLSTAPPAVSPTAVADRYAGAQPRQWGVEMRGITSTFEATGKQMALTFDACGGPGNNDVDESLVSFLITQQIPATLFLNKRWIDANPARAAQLALNPLFELANHGVAHKPLSVTGRAAYGIAGTGSVREAADEVWANHERLTTLVGKPPRFFRAGTAHYDDVAVAIVKELGEAPVGYSINADFGATASATQVQSAMNAAAPGAIALAHMHRPQSGTGAGMIAVLPKIRAMGFTYVHL; encoded by the coding sequence ATGCTGGACAGAGGAATGGCGCGGCGGCGGATGCTCGGTATCAGCGCCGCGCTGGCCGCAGGGTTCGCCACCACCGGATGTGGCACGGCACAGAACAACACCACCACCGCACAGGCGACTTCGGCCACTACGCCCCCGGCCACGAGCGGGCGGGTGGCGCCGTTGTCCACGGCCCCGCCCGCTGTCTCTCCCACCGCGGTAGCCGATAGGTACGCCGGTGCGCAGCCGAGGCAGTGGGGCGTGGAGATGCGGGGCATCACAAGTACTTTCGAGGCCACCGGCAAACAGATGGCACTGACTTTCGACGCGTGCGGCGGGCCGGGTAACAACGATGTCGACGAATCGCTGGTGAGTTTCCTGATCACTCAGCAGATTCCGGCGACGCTGTTCCTCAACAAGCGGTGGATCGACGCGAACCCGGCGCGGGCAGCGCAGCTGGCGTTGAACCCGCTGTTCGAACTGGCCAATCACGGCGTCGCGCACAAACCGCTCTCGGTGACCGGTCGCGCCGCCTACGGCATCGCGGGCACCGGCTCGGTACGGGAGGCGGCCGACGAAGTGTGGGCCAACCACGAGCGGCTGACCACGCTGGTGGGCAAGCCGCCGCGATTCTTTCGCGCGGGCACCGCGCATTACGACGACGTCGCGGTGGCCATCGTGAAGGAATTGGGCGAAGCTCCGGTCGGTTACAGCATCAACGCCGATTTCGGTGCGACGGCCTCGGCGACGCAGGTGCAATCCGCGATGAATGCCGCTGCGCCTGGCGCCATTGCACTCGCCCATATGCACCGGCCGCAATCCGGAACCGGCGCGGGCATGATCGCGGTTCTGCCGAAGATCCGAGCCATGGGTTTCACGTACGTGCATTTGTAG
- a CDS encoding citrate synthase 2, whose amino-acid sequence MTTSPAVSGGHATVPRDFVSGLEGVVAFTTDIAEPDKDGGALRYRGVDIEDLVEGRVTFGDVWALLVDGSFGRGLPPAEPFPLPVHTGDVRVDVQAGLAMLAPIWGYQPLLDIDDETAREDLARASVMALSYVAQSARGIYQPAVPQKTIDECTTVTERFMTRWKGDPDPRHTEAINAYWVSAAEHGMNASTFTARVIASTGADVAAALSGAIGAMSGPLHGGAPARVLPMIEEVEQSGDARALVKGILDRKEKLMGFGHRVYRAQDPRAGVLRATAKRLAAPRYEVAVALEQAALAELRERRPDRAIETNVEFWAAVILDFAEVPAHMMPAMFTCGRTAGWCAHILEQKQLGKLVRPAAIYTGPGPRKPEEVAGWASVSHT is encoded by the coding sequence ATGACTACCAGCCCCGCGGTTTCCGGTGGACACGCCACCGTACCCAGAGATTTCGTCAGCGGCCTGGAGGGCGTGGTGGCATTCACCACCGACATCGCCGAACCGGACAAAGACGGCGGTGCGCTGCGCTACCGCGGCGTGGACATCGAGGACCTGGTCGAAGGCCGGGTGACCTTCGGAGACGTGTGGGCGCTGCTGGTCGACGGATCGTTCGGCCGGGGCCTGCCGCCCGCCGAGCCTTTCCCGCTGCCGGTGCACACCGGCGACGTGCGCGTGGACGTGCAAGCCGGTCTGGCCATGCTCGCCCCGATCTGGGGCTACCAGCCGCTGCTCGACATCGATGACGAGACAGCGCGGGAGGACCTGGCCCGCGCCTCGGTGATGGCGCTGTCGTACGTGGCGCAGTCCGCGCGCGGTATCTACCAGCCCGCGGTCCCGCAGAAAACGATCGACGAGTGCACCACGGTCACCGAGCGCTTCATGACCCGGTGGAAGGGTGACCCGGACCCGCGCCACACCGAGGCCATCAACGCCTACTGGGTGTCCGCCGCCGAGCACGGGATGAACGCCTCCACCTTCACCGCCCGCGTGATCGCGTCCACGGGCGCCGACGTGGCCGCCGCGCTGTCCGGCGCGATCGGCGCCATGTCCGGCCCGCTGCACGGCGGCGCGCCAGCGCGCGTGCTGCCGATGATCGAAGAAGTCGAGCAGAGCGGCGACGCACGGGCCCTGGTCAAGGGCATCCTGGACCGCAAGGAGAAGCTGATGGGCTTCGGCCACCGGGTCTACCGGGCCCAGGACCCGCGCGCCGGCGTGCTGCGGGCCACCGCGAAGCGCCTCGCCGCTCCGCGTTACGAGGTCGCCGTCGCACTGGAGCAGGCCGCACTCGCCGAGCTGCGGGAGCGCCGTCCGGACCGCGCCATCGAGACCAACGTCGAGTTCTGGGCCGCGGTGATCCTGGACTTCGCCGAGGTGCCCGCGCACATGATGCCCGCCATGTTCACCTGCGGCCGCACCGCGGGCTGGTGCGCGCACATCCTGGAGCAGAAGCAGCTGGGCAAGCTGGTCCGCCCCGCCGCCATCTACACCGGGCCGGGCCCGCGCAAACCCGAAGAGGTCGCGGGCTGGGCCTCGGTCTCGCACACATAG
- the pdxH gene encoding pyridoxamine 5'-phosphate oxidase: MRDLDNSPRGQETADFLPSADLAAMRTEYGGVPYGSGEDVDLDENWLAGGWEPLLRHWIEQATAVGIAEPNAMVLATVSLVGGMPRPVARTVLCKGLSPEGVTFYTNYDSAKGAQLAAVPFAAVTFVWPALGRQVHLRGAVERVPAETTAVYWRSRPRDSQLGAWASQQSKPIGSRAELDRTLAEATARFADIDEIPVPPHWGGFLLRPDEVEFWQGRRGRLHNRIHVRIVDETMTVERLQP; this comes from the coding sequence ATGCGTGACCTGGACAATTCACCCCGCGGCCAGGAAACGGCCGACTTCCTGCCCAGCGCCGATCTCGCCGCCATGCGGACCGAGTACGGCGGTGTGCCCTACGGCAGCGGCGAGGACGTCGACCTGGACGAGAACTGGTTGGCTGGGGGCTGGGAGCCGCTCCTGCGCCACTGGATCGAACAGGCCACCGCGGTCGGCATCGCCGAGCCCAATGCTATGGTGCTCGCCACGGTGTCGCTGGTCGGCGGTATGCCACGACCGGTGGCGCGGACGGTGCTGTGCAAAGGGCTTTCGCCGGAAGGTGTGACTTTCTACACGAACTACGACTCAGCCAAGGGCGCCCAGCTGGCCGCCGTTCCGTTCGCCGCGGTCACCTTCGTGTGGCCCGCGCTGGGCAGACAGGTGCACCTGCGCGGGGCGGTCGAACGCGTGCCTGCCGAGACGACCGCGGTCTACTGGCGATCTCGGCCGAGGGACTCGCAACTGGGCGCGTGGGCCTCGCAGCAGTCCAAGCCGATCGGTTCGCGGGCCGAGCTGGATCGCACGCTCGCCGAGGCGACCGCGCGGTTCGCCGACATCGACGAGATCCCGGTGCCACCGCACTGGGGTGGTTTCCTGCTCCGACCCGACGAGGTCGAGTTCTGGCAGGGGCGGCGCGGCCGACTGCACAACCGAATCCACGTGCGCATCGTGGACGAGACCATGACAGTCGAGCGACTGCAGCCCTGA
- a CDS encoding MFS transporter, producing MKLLADTTPLRHPDFRRLWASGIVTMIGAQLSVVAVPQQIFQITGSSGYVGLAGLFGLAPLIVFGLWGGALADVMDRRTLMLITNAGTGATALAFWIQAAAGVDSVWVVLGLFAVQQAFFAVNQPTRSATIPRLLPEGQLAAANSLSMTVMQFGAIAGPVLAGALIPLVGLATLYLIDAVALLATLWAVWRLPALPPTGSVRRAGFRTVLDGFGYLATQRVLLASFAVDVIAMVFGMPRALFPQIAHETFGDPATGGVALGLLFASMSVGAVLGGVFSGWIPRIRRQGLAVLICIVLWGLAMVGFGVAVGYTGHGLGLGVGLWIALACSAFGGAVDMISAALRVTMLQTVATDDLRGRLQGVFIVVVAGGPRIGDVAHGFAAASLGTAVAAAGGGGLVVVGVLVAAVAFPAFTRYRVGRARAEIPA from the coding sequence GTGAAACTGCTCGCCGACACCACCCCGCTGCGCCATCCGGATTTTCGACGCCTGTGGGCCTCGGGGATCGTCACCATGATCGGCGCGCAACTGTCCGTCGTCGCGGTGCCGCAGCAGATCTTCCAGATCACCGGTAGTTCCGGCTATGTCGGCCTGGCTGGGTTGTTCGGCCTCGCGCCGCTGATCGTGTTCGGTCTGTGGGGCGGCGCGCTCGCCGACGTGATGGACCGGCGCACGCTGATGCTCATTACGAACGCAGGCACCGGTGCCACCGCACTGGCCTTCTGGATCCAGGCGGCCGCAGGGGTGGACAGTGTGTGGGTCGTGCTCGGCCTGTTCGCGGTGCAGCAGGCCTTCTTCGCGGTGAACCAGCCGACGCGCAGCGCGACAATCCCACGCCTGCTGCCGGAAGGCCAACTGGCCGCAGCGAATTCGCTGAGCATGACGGTCATGCAGTTCGGTGCGATCGCGGGACCGGTGCTGGCGGGCGCGCTGATCCCGCTGGTCGGGCTGGCTACGCTCTACTTGATCGACGCCGTCGCACTGCTCGCCACACTCTGGGCGGTCTGGCGGCTGCCCGCACTGCCGCCGACCGGGTCGGTGCGCAGGGCCGGATTCCGGACGGTGCTGGACGGTTTCGGCTACCTGGCGACCCAGCGGGTGCTGCTCGCGTCGTTCGCGGTGGACGTGATCGCCATGGTGTTCGGGATGCCGCGTGCGCTGTTCCCACAGATCGCGCACGAGACCTTCGGTGACCCGGCCACCGGTGGCGTCGCCCTCGGGTTGCTGTTCGCCTCTATGTCGGTGGGCGCGGTGCTCGGCGGTGTGTTCTCCGGCTGGATTCCGCGCATCCGCCGTCAGGGCCTCGCCGTGCTCATCTGCATTGTGCTGTGGGGCCTGGCCATGGTCGGGTTCGGCGTGGCCGTCGGATACACCGGACACGGTCTCGGCCTCGGCGTCGGGTTGTGGATCGCGCTGGCGTGCTCGGCATTCGGCGGTGCGGTGGACATGATTTCGGCCGCGCTCCGGGTCACCATGCTGCAGACGGTCGCCACCGACGACCTGCGCGGGCGGTTGCAGGGCGTGTTCATCGTCGTCGTGGCGGGCGGTCCGCGCATCGGTGATGTTGCCCACGGTTTCGCGGCGGCGAGCCTGGGTACTGCTGTAGCCGCGGCCGGAGGAGGTGGGCTCGTGGTGGTCGGCGTGCTCGTCGCGGCGGTCGCCTTCCCCGCGTTCACGCGTTACCGTGTCGGCCGCGCCCGTGCCGAAATACCAGCATGA
- a CDS encoding citrate synthase, producing MPAENIINVDDDAKPVLSYPGGEFPMTVTKAAEGNDGIELGKLLASTGYVTYDPGFMNTAPTKSAITYIDGEAGILRYRGYPIDQLAASSTFIEVSYLLIYGELPTQAQLEDFTDRIRRHTLLHEDLKRFFDGFPRNAHPMPVLSSAVNALSAYYQDSLDPRDPEQVELSTIRLLAKLPTIAAYSYKKSVGQPFLYPDNSLSLVENFLRMTFGFPAEPYEVDPEVAAALDMLLILHADHEQNCSTSTVRLVGSSDANLFTSVSGGINALWGPLHGGANQAVLEMLDGIKANGSDVKEFIRKVKNKEDGVKLMGFGHRVYRNYDPRASIAKKHADAILSKLGGADELFEIAQALEEAALTDDYFIERRLYPNVDFYTGVIYKAMGFPTRMFTVLFAMGRLPGWIAHWREMHSEPLKIGRPRQIYTGYGARDYGEIASR from the coding sequence GTGCCCGCTGAGAACATCATCAACGTCGACGACGACGCCAAGCCGGTCCTTTCCTATCCCGGCGGGGAATTCCCGATGACGGTCACCAAAGCCGCCGAGGGCAACGACGGGATCGAGCTGGGAAAGTTGCTGGCCAGCACCGGGTACGTGACGTACGACCCGGGCTTCATGAACACGGCACCCACCAAGTCGGCCATCACCTACATCGACGGTGAGGCGGGCATCCTCCGCTACCGTGGCTACCCCATCGACCAGCTCGCCGCGTCCTCGACCTTCATCGAGGTCAGCTACCTGCTGATCTACGGCGAGCTGCCGACGCAGGCCCAGCTCGAGGACTTCACCGACCGGATCCGCAGGCACACGCTGCTGCACGAGGACCTCAAGCGCTTCTTCGACGGCTTCCCACGCAACGCGCACCCGATGCCGGTGCTGTCGTCCGCGGTGAACGCGCTGTCGGCCTACTACCAGGACTCGCTGGACCCGCGCGACCCCGAGCAGGTCGAGCTATCCACTATCCGACTATTGGCCAAGCTACCCACCATCGCCGCCTACTCGTACAAGAAGTCGGTCGGCCAGCCGTTCCTCTACCCGGACAACTCGCTGAGCCTGGTGGAGAACTTCCTGCGGATGACCTTCGGCTTCCCCGCCGAGCCTTACGAGGTCGACCCCGAGGTTGCCGCAGCCCTGGACATGCTGCTCATCCTGCACGCCGACCACGAGCAGAACTGTTCCACCTCGACCGTGCGGCTGGTCGGCTCGTCCGACGCCAACCTGTTCACCTCGGTATCCGGCGGTATCAACGCGCTGTGGGGTCCGCTACACGGCGGCGCGAACCAGGCCGTGCTGGAGATGCTCGACGGCATCAAGGCCAACGGTAGCGACGTCAAGGAGTTCATCCGCAAGGTCAAGAACAAGGAAGACGGCGTGAAGCTCATGGGCTTCGGGCACCGCGTCTACCGCAACTACGACCCGCGCGCCTCGATCGCCAAAAAGCACGCCGACGCCATTCTGAGCAAACTGGGCGGCGCGGACGAGCTGTTCGAGATCGCCCAGGCCCTGGAAGAGGCCGCGCTGACCGACGACTACTTCATCGAGCGGCGCCTGTACCCGAACGTCGACTTCTACACCGGCGTCATCTACAAGGCGATGGGCTTCCCGACCCGTATGTTCACCGTGCTTTTCGCGATGGGTCGGCTCCCCGGCTGGATCGCGCACTGGCGCGAAATGCACAGTGAGCCTTTGAAGATCGGCCGTCCGCGGCAGATCTACACCGGTTACGGCGCCCGCGACTACGGCGAGATCGCCAGCCGTTGA
- a CDS encoding FKBP-type peptidyl-prolyl cis-trans isomerase: MTKPEIEFQEGPAPTELVIKDIIEGEGKEAVPGGTVEVHYVGVEFESGEEFDSSWNRGESITFPLRGLIQGWQDGIPGMKVGGRRQLTIPPELAYGPAGAGHRLSGKTLVFVIDLLNAE, translated from the coding sequence ATGACCAAACCGGAGATCGAGTTCCAGGAGGGGCCCGCGCCCACCGAGCTGGTGATCAAGGACATCATCGAAGGCGAGGGCAAGGAAGCCGTGCCCGGCGGCACCGTCGAGGTGCACTACGTCGGTGTCGAATTCGAATCCGGCGAGGAGTTCGACTCGTCGTGGAACCGAGGCGAGTCCATCACCTTCCCGCTGCGCGGCCTGATCCAGGGCTGGCAGGATGGTATACCCGGCATGAAGGTCGGCGGCCGTCGTCAGCTGACCATCCCGCCGGAGCTGGCCTACGGCCCGGCCGGTGCCGGCCACCGCCTGTCCGGCAAGACGCTGGTCTTCGTGATCGACCTGCTGAACGCTGAATAG
- a CDS encoding sensor histidine kinase: MSAAPPKTPRQRSFSLRTRVAGAAAAGAIVIVTLISLLSIRAIERNNVQQSDQQLAVAARIVLIEPVIAVNFISMTGLNNDMAVTVRDKGAITASTTTELPTLPTGSRTATVGGTPYRILTTTENQPAGRVVSLGIPAAGAAEATAEQQRWVLGGALLSIAAAAALGWLLAGAAVRPIVRLTRQVGARSAFPDPHNPKTPVEGSGVREAEKLADAVNTMLQRVDEAQAETAAALETARDFAAVSAHELRTPLTAMRTDLEVLRTLDLNEAQRAEILGDLQRSQGRVETTLTALERLATGDLTNEHDYVATDVGDLCDQAAHDAMRHFPGLTVRIDSDAELVTRGLPAGLRLAVDNALANSVKHGGATEALVSAHRASNGHIIISIDDNGRGIPPDEREAVFNRFFRGSQASKGGSGLGLALVAQQALLHGGRAYFDEGTLGGIRLVLVLPV, from the coding sequence ATGTCCGCCGCCCCGCCGAAAACCCCTCGGCAGCGTTCGTTTTCGCTGCGCACCAGGGTAGCGGGCGCCGCGGCGGCAGGCGCGATCGTCATCGTGACGCTGATCAGCCTGCTCAGCATCCGCGCCATCGAACGCAACAACGTGCAGCAGTCCGACCAGCAGCTCGCCGTCGCGGCGCGCATCGTGCTGATCGAGCCGGTCATCGCGGTCAACTTCATCAGCATGACCGGGCTGAACAACGATATGGCCGTCACCGTCCGCGACAAAGGTGCGATTACGGCGAGCACAACGACCGAATTGCCCACGCTGCCCACCGGTTCGCGCACCGCCACAGTGGGCGGCACCCCGTACCGGATCCTGACCACCACAGAGAATCAGCCTGCGGGACGAGTGGTTTCGCTCGGCATACCCGCCGCGGGCGCGGCCGAGGCCACCGCGGAGCAGCAGCGCTGGGTGCTCGGCGGCGCACTGCTGTCCATCGCCGCCGCGGCGGCGCTCGGCTGGCTGCTTGCGGGCGCAGCGGTGCGCCCGATCGTCCGGCTCACCCGGCAGGTCGGCGCGCGCAGCGCGTTCCCCGACCCACACAATCCCAAGACGCCGGTGGAAGGCTCGGGCGTGCGTGAGGCGGAGAAGCTGGCCGACGCGGTGAACACAATGCTGCAGCGGGTGGACGAGGCGCAGGCGGAGACTGCGGCCGCGCTGGAGACCGCGCGCGACTTCGCCGCCGTGTCCGCACACGAACTGCGCACCCCGCTCACCGCGATGCGCACCGACCTCGAGGTGCTGCGCACCCTCGATCTGAACGAGGCGCAGCGCGCGGAGATCCTCGGCGACCTGCAACGCAGCCAGGGCCGGGTGGAGACAACACTCACCGCACTGGAGCGGCTGGCCACCGGCGACCTGACCAACGAGCACGACTACGTCGCCACCGACGTGGGCGATCTGTGCGACCAAGCAGCGCATGACGCCATGCGGCACTTCCCCGGCCTCACCGTGCGCATCGACTCCGACGCCGAGCTGGTGACCCGCGGCCTGCCCGCCGGGCTGCGCCTTGCGGTGGACAACGCCCTGGCGAACTCGGTGAAACACGGCGGAGCCACCGAGGCCCTCGTCTCCGCGCACCGTGCGTCCAACGGCCACATCATCATCAGCATCGACGACAACGGGCGTGGCATCCCACCCGACGAGCGCGAAGCCGTCTTCAACCGCTTCTTCCGCGGCAGCCAGGCAAGCAAGGGCGGCTCCGGCCTCGGCCTCGCCTTGGTCGCGCAACAGGCCCTATTACACGGCGGCCGCGCCTATTTCGACGAGGGCACCCTCGGCGGCATCCGCCTGGTCCTCGTACTCCCTGTTTAA
- a CDS encoding response regulator transcription factor — translation MDDVTTPIPAVLVVDDDEDVLASVERGLRLSGFHVLVARDGAQALRSVNEHAPDAIVLDMNMPVLDGAGVVTALRAMGNEVPICVLSARASVDDRISGLESGADDYLVKPFVLAELVARIRALLRRRSDTSAPTTPGAITIGPLEVDVAGYRALLHGHEIELTKREFELLATLARNVGVVLSRERLLELVWGYDFAADTNVVDVFVGYLRRKLEVDETPRLLHTIRGVGFVLRAQK, via the coding sequence ATGGATGACGTGACAACCCCGATCCCGGCGGTCCTCGTCGTCGACGACGACGAGGACGTGCTGGCGTCGGTCGAACGCGGACTTCGCCTGTCCGGTTTCCACGTCCTGGTGGCAAGGGATGGCGCGCAGGCGCTGCGCAGCGTGAACGAACACGCGCCGGACGCCATCGTGCTCGACATGAACATGCCCGTGCTCGACGGCGCGGGCGTGGTCACCGCTTTGCGCGCGATGGGCAACGAGGTGCCGATCTGTGTACTCAGCGCCCGCGCGTCGGTGGATGACCGCATCTCCGGGCTGGAGTCCGGCGCCGACGACTATCTGGTCAAGCCATTCGTGTTGGCGGAGCTGGTTGCGCGAATCCGGGCGCTGCTGCGCAGGCGGTCGGACACCTCGGCTCCGACGACCCCTGGCGCGATCACGATCGGCCCGCTCGAGGTGGACGTCGCCGGGTATCGCGCACTGCTGCACGGTCACGAGATCGAGCTCACCAAAAGGGAATTCGAGCTGCTGGCCACGCTGGCCAGGAACGTAGGCGTGGTGCTGAGCCGGGAACGGCTGCTGGAACTGGTGTGGGGCTACGACTTCGCGGCCGACACCAACGTAGTCGACGTCTTCGTCGGATACCTGCGCCGCAAGCTGGAGGTGGACGAAACGCCCCGGCTGCTGCACACGATCCGCGGTGTCGGGTTCGTCCTTCGAGCGCAGAAATGA